The following coding sequences lie in one Myxococcales bacterium genomic window:
- a CDS encoding 1-acyl-sn-glycerol-3-phosphate acyltransferase encodes MKTLGGYARLLVRFGGFVVWTLLTWSAFEVRAFFAPPSRRPHVLDKYIRTWAKGCLALFHVKYVISGIPAPTEKGRLVLANHRSPLDVVILLRHFGGCMLSHAGVRRWPLLGLVTRRVGTIFVDRESRESGRAALLTIRQRLTDGYTVGMFPEGTTFEGDRVRAFRKGFITASYGLTVDVILVGLCYSDGDAFVQAGFAKHVKEVASRSTIRISIACGVPFSASTLQPTDAPRVQASVQELVDQARAAHVARWGVPPNSPGSSENLAPPS; translated from the coding sequence ATGAAGACTCTTGGGGGGTATGCGCGCCTGCTAGTGCGCTTTGGCGGGTTTGTGGTTTGGACCCTCCTGACGTGGAGCGCATTTGAAGTCCGTGCGTTCTTCGCACCTCCATCCCGCCGCCCTCATGTATTAGACAAATATATACGAACGTGGGCCAAGGGATGTTTGGCGCTCTTTCATGTAAAGTACGTGATCTCCGGCATACCAGCACCTACTGAAAAAGGACGACTGGTCCTGGCCAATCATCGTTCGCCGCTGGATGTGGTGATTCTGCTTCGGCATTTTGGAGGATGTATGTTGAGCCATGCGGGCGTTCGACGTTGGCCGTTGTTAGGCCTAGTGACACGGCGGGTCGGAACCATCTTCGTGGATCGAGAGAGCCGTGAAAGCGGTCGAGCGGCGCTCCTTACCATCCGGCAAAGGCTCACCGATGGATACACCGTGGGCATGTTTCCCGAGGGAACCACCTTTGAAGGAGATCGCGTGAGGGCTTTTCGTAAGGGGTTTATTACGGCGTCGTACGGCCTGACAGTCGATGTGATTTTAGTCGGATTGTGCTACAGCGATGGCGATGCGTTCGTGCAAGCGGGCTTCGCCAAGCATGTGAAGGAGGTCGCATCCAGATCCACCATCCGTATCTCCATCGCGTGCGGAGTACCCTTCTCGGCGTCCACGTTGCAACCGACAGACGCCCCCAGGGTACAAGCTAGCGTTCAAGAACTTGTGGACCAAGCCCGCGCGGCCC
- the floA gene encoding flotillin-like protein FloA (flotillin-like protein involved in membrane lipid rafts), protein MPFELSGFFIAFVSIVGLVVFLWLIPVPLWIAAWSSGAYVGLMTLIAMRLRRVPPTAIVNPLITAVKAGISVDVSQLESHYLAGGKVNRVVNALISADKAGIDLNFQRAAAIDLAGRDVFEAVQMSVNPRVINTPKITAVAKDGIQLLVTSRITVRSNIQRLVGGATEETVIARVGEGIVSTIGSSENYAVVMENPDRISKNVLGRGLDTGTAFEILSIDIADVDVGANIGAKLSTEKAEADKQIAQAHAESRRALAVAAEQEMKARVEEMRARLVEAEAQVPQAIAEAFSKGHLGVMDYYQMRNVVADTHMRDGIGKATGEGNKEGP, encoded by the coding sequence ATGCCATTTGAACTCAGCGGTTTCTTCATTGCTTTTGTCTCCATCGTTGGTCTCGTCGTGTTCTTATGGCTGATCCCAGTTCCTCTATGGATTGCGGCCTGGTCGAGCGGCGCCTATGTCGGACTCATGACCCTGATAGCAATGCGACTTCGTCGCGTGCCGCCCACGGCCATCGTCAACCCTCTCATCACGGCAGTAAAAGCCGGCATCAGCGTGGATGTCTCCCAACTCGAATCGCACTATTTGGCAGGCGGCAAGGTAAATCGCGTCGTCAATGCGCTCATAAGCGCCGACAAGGCTGGTATCGATCTCAACTTCCAACGCGCAGCGGCCATTGATTTGGCTGGACGGGATGTCTTCGAAGCGGTTCAGATGAGCGTAAACCCCCGCGTGATCAACACTCCCAAAATAACTGCCGTGGCAAAGGACGGTATTCAGTTGCTCGTCACGAGTCGCATCACGGTACGGTCAAACATTCAGCGACTGGTCGGTGGAGCGACCGAAGAAACTGTCATAGCGCGCGTCGGCGAGGGCATCGTGTCCACGATCGGGTCATCAGAAAACTATGCGGTCGTCATGGAGAACCCTGATCGCATCAGTAAAAATGTTCTGGGACGAGGGCTCGATACCGGCACGGCATTTGAGATCCTTTCTATCGACATCGCCGATGTGGATGTGGGAGCGAACATCGGTGCCAAACTCTCGACCGAAAAAGCCGAAGCCGATAAGCAAATCGCCCAGGCTCATGCCGAGTCCCGCCGCGCACTGGCGGTGGCGGCCGAGCAGGAAATGAAGGCCCGGGTCGAGGAAATGCGTGCAAGGCTCGTCGAGGCTGAGGCCCAAGTGCCCCAAGCGATCGCGGAGGCTTTCAGTAAGGGCCATCTGGGAGTCATGGACTACTACCAAATGAGAAATGTTGTAGCCGATACCCATATGCGCGATGGGATTGGCAAGGCCACCGGCGAAGGCAACAAGGAAGGCCCATGA
- a CDS encoding NfeD family protein gives MSSEWLLMVGILATGFLLLAVEVFLIPGFGIAGPMGALTIIGGIAFAWAKLGALWGMASLGASMVLSGVALWLFPRSPAGKRLVLRTGLSGARAVDDGLDALLGAHGVTITPLRPSGVVEFGQQRIDVVTDGSYLEPHSPVRVVRIEGNRIVVEPLVPESLHH, from the coding sequence ATGAGTTCCGAATGGTTGTTGATGGTCGGCATTCTAGCCACTGGATTTTTGCTACTCGCTGTCGAGGTGTTCCTCATTCCGGGATTTGGCATTGCAGGGCCCATGGGAGCGTTGACTATCATTGGCGGTATTGCCTTTGCCTGGGCCAAGCTCGGCGCTCTGTGGGGCATGGCTAGCTTGGGGGCATCCATGGTTCTCTCGGGGGTCGCGCTTTGGCTCTTTCCAAGATCACCGGCTGGAAAGCGGCTCGTGCTTCGAACAGGGCTCTCGGGCGCGCGCGCAGTGGATGACGGCCTCGATGCGCTGCTTGGCGCGCACGGCGTCACGATCACACCCCTTCGGCCCTCGGGAGTCGTCGAGTTTGGGCAGCAGCGCATAGACGTCGTGACGGATGGGAGCTATCTTGAGCCTCACTCCCCCGTGCGGGTGGTCCGAATCGAAGGCAACCGCATTGTTGTCGAACCGCTCGTGCCCGAATCCCTTCATCATTAA
- a CDS encoding nodulation protein NfeD, producing MKWLAGLLLCFVAFSAAAEPVTPSAYHPAPSRHQAKPMTLKLPPHARVVIIPINDAIELGLAAFIRRVMRTYSHADVIVLDMNTLGGRVDAAIQIRDALLSSKVPTLTLIRPRAISAGALIALATDVIAITPGSTFGAATPIRMDGSGQSQAVEEKMVSYMRTEMRATAEAKGRRGDLAEAMVDKEVEIKGIVPSGKLLTLDTDRALESGMAELRTGGLRSALRALGATQPRIVRTRINWAESVARALTGPVLSGLLMSLGMLAILIALYTQHFGVPALLGITALGLFFFGHLVVHLAGWEEMILFVIGLGLLAVEVIALPGFGIVGVLGLLATLASLVLALVGLRLDVSIDLGALNDAIFRVFVSVGMAILGSALAFRVLPHSAAGRKLVLQTAILPGEALDLGVSPEIVGQTGIAFTDLRPAGKADVNGLRYDVISEQDFVARGEPVRVVRVAGNRVVVRKSAT from the coding sequence ATGAAGTGGTTGGCCGGACTGTTGCTGTGCTTCGTCGCATTTTCCGCCGCCGCCGAGCCTGTCACGCCCTCAGCCTACCATCCGGCCCCAAGCCGACACCAGGCAAAACCGATGACGCTCAAGCTACCGCCCCACGCCAGAGTGGTCATCATTCCCATCAATGATGCCATCGAACTTGGCCTTGCGGCTTTTATTCGGCGTGTCATGCGAACTTACTCCCATGCTGACGTCATCGTGCTCGATATGAACACCCTGGGTGGCCGCGTCGATGCAGCCATACAGATTCGCGATGCATTACTTTCGAGCAAGGTGCCCACCCTGACATTGATCAGGCCCCGAGCAATCAGCGCCGGAGCACTGATTGCACTGGCCACCGACGTCATTGCCATCACGCCCGGATCCACCTTTGGTGCTGCCACGCCAATTCGCATGGACGGCAGCGGGCAAAGCCAAGCAGTGGAAGAAAAGATGGTCTCCTATATGCGGACTGAGATGCGCGCAACTGCAGAAGCCAAGGGTCGACGGGGCGATCTGGCAGAGGCCATGGTGGACAAGGAGGTAGAGATCAAGGGGATTGTCCCTTCGGGTAAGCTTTTGACGCTGGACACGGATCGGGCATTGGAATCCGGGATGGCCGAACTGCGCACGGGCGGGCTCAGAAGTGCGCTGCGCGCATTGGGCGCAACTCAACCGCGAATCGTACGTACGCGCATCAATTGGGCGGAGTCCGTGGCTCGCGCGCTGACGGGCCCCGTGCTCAGCGGTTTATTGATGTCGCTTGGCATGCTGGCCATTTTGATTGCGCTTTATACCCAACATTTCGGTGTGCCTGCGCTGCTTGGCATCACCGCCCTAGGCCTGTTCTTTTTCGGCCACTTGGTAGTGCATTTGGCCGGATGGGAGGAGATGATCCTCTTTGTGATCGGCCTTGGCCTGCTCGCCGTCGAAGTGATCGCGTTGCCTGGGTTCGGGATTGTCGGCGTTCTCGGGCTGCTCGCAACGCTTGCAAGCTTGGTGTTGGCTTTGGTGGGCTTACGCTTGGACGTATCCATCGACCTAGGTGCCCTGAATGACGCAATTTTTCGCGTGTTCGTGTCGGTGGGTATGGCCATTTTGGGAAGCGCGCTGGCATTTCGGGTACTGCCTCACAGCGCAGCCGGACGCAAACTGGTTCTGCAAACGGCCATCTTGCCCGGCGAAGCGTTGGATCTGGGCGTCAGCCCCGAAATCGTTGGACAAACAGGGATCGCCTTCACCGATCTCAGGCCGGCCGGAAAAGCCGACGTCAATGGTCTACGCTATGACGTCATCAGCGAACAGGACTTTGTCGCCCGCGGCGAGCCGGTGCGGGTGGTTCGCGTTGCGGGAAATCGCGTGGTCGTGCGAAAGTCAGCAACATGA